The Nitrospiria bacterium region CGGCGCATTGGAAATCGGAAATTACCTTGCAGTAGCCGTCATTATTGTGGGCACGCTGCTGACCTTAGCGTTTTTTATAAAAATCCTGGAAAAGATGCTTTTTGAGGAAAGGCAGGCCCCGAAGCTTCCCGGTTTAGAAGCACCATTTCCCATGCGGTTGGGAATGGGAATGGTGGTGGTCAGCATTTTGGTGTTGGGAATTTTCAGTGATCCAACGATTCAATTAATTCAAAACGTCGCCCTTCCCTCTGGGTTCTAGGGTATCTCATGATTAGGAATCATAAAGTTCCATGACCTGGTTTTTTATTCTAATCCCTTTGCTTCCTTTTACCGCTTTTCTTTTCCTGGTGCTATTTGGCGGACGGATAAAGGACCAATGCCATCGATTGACCATTCCGGCGTTATCCCTTTCCTTCCTTTTTTCGGTCATCGCCTTCTATACCATTTTAAAATCAGGCCCCATCCGTTTGGACCTCTATACCTTTATCGATTCAGGAACATTAAAAGTAGACCTGGGTCTTTACCTCGACTCCCTTTCGGTTCTTCTCCTTTTATTGGTTACCGGTGTAAGCACCCTTGTTCACATCTTCTCTTCCCGCTATATGCAGGGAGACCCTCGGTACCCCCGATTCTTTGCCGTCATTTCTCTTTTCACCTTTTCAATGCTTATGCTGACCATGAGCACCAACCTCTTCATGCTTTACCTATTCTGGGAAATCATGGGAATCTGCTCCTATTTGTTGATTTCCCATTGGGCAGAAAATCGATCTTCCTATGAATCAGCCATGAGGGCATTCTTAGTCAACGCAGCCGCTGATATCGGTCTTGGGTTGGGTATTTTTCTCACTTTTGTGACCTTTGAAACATTGGACATTCAACAGATACTGGCCGGGGCAGAAACCAAAGTGGGTCAAACGGTCAATCTCCTTGGGTGGTTGGGCCTCCAATGGAACGTTGAAGTCCTGACCCTGATCGCATTGTTACTATTTCTCGGGGCAATGGGTAAATCAGCCCAATTTCCTTTCCACATTTGGCTTCCCTTTTCCATGGAAGCCCCTACACCGGTCTCGGCCCTGATTCACGCAGCAACGCTGGTAAAAGCCGGTGTCTTTCTTGTTCTTCGAATGAGCCCTTTGTTCATTCTATCTCCTACCGCGATGAATGTGATGATCATCATCGGGGCAATAACGGCTTTTTTAGGTGCAACGGTCGCTTTAACACAAACGGATATCAAAAGGATCTTGGCCTATTCCACCATGAGCCAATTGGGATTGATGATACTGGCTTGCGGTGCGGGAGCCTTTATCGCCGCTACATTTCACCTGCTGGCCCACGGGGCCTCAAAAGCTTTTCTATTCCTCTCTGCCGGAAGCGCCCTCCAACACCTTGAAGCAACTCCTCACGTTGAAAAAGAAGAACAACCAACAGCATGGTTTGCCTTCCCCCCTTCTACTTTAATCAGTGCGTTCTCTTTAGCTTGGCTTTCCCCCGTGTTGATTGCCTTGAGCGGATATGGAATGCTCTGGTTTAGTCCGAGGTCTAACGGACTCTCTCCTCTGTTTTGGTTCATTGCCTTAATGACCGTTTTCCTTACGGCTTTGCATCTTTCCAGAGGGTTAAACCGTGGAACAAACAAAAAAATGGGCCCGCCCGGGGTCACCCCTTCATTGGTATCTCCCAACTCCTCACTTTTTTTGGGTTTACCAGGCCTTGGCCCAGCGGTATTGATTGCCACTATTTCCAGCTTGGTTCTCGCCGGGGCACTTGCCTGGTTCTGGGGCGGTATCACCACATTTCTTTACCCCACGGTGGCACTTTCGGAGTTACCCCCAAACCCCTCCAAATTGAGTTTTTTCACCATGATGCTTATATTGGCAGGGTTTGGTGCAGCTCTTTTAGGCCTAATCTTTTCGCAGTTTAATCTTTATGGA contains the following coding sequences:
- a CDS encoding NADH-quinone oxidoreductase subunit L; translation: MTWFFILIPLLPFTAFLFLVLFGGRIKDQCHRLTIPALSLSFLFSVIAFYTILKSGPIRLDLYTFIDSGTLKVDLGLYLDSLSVLLLLLVTGVSTLVHIFSSRYMQGDPRYPRFFAVISLFTFSMLMLTMSTNLFMLYLFWEIMGICSYLLISHWAENRSSYESAMRAFLVNAAADIGLGLGIFLTFVTFETLDIQQILAGAETKVGQTVNLLGWLGLQWNVEVLTLIALLLFLGAMGKSAQFPFHIWLPFSMEAPTPVSALIHAATLVKAGVFLVLRMSPLFILSPTAMNVMIIIGAITAFLGATVALTQTDIKRILAYSTMSQLGLMILACGAGAFIAATFHLLAHGASKAFLFLSAGSALQHLEATPHVEKEEQPTAWFAFPPSTLISAFSLAWLSPVLIALSGYGMLWFSPRSNGLSPLFWFIALMTVFLTALHLSRGLNRGTNKKMGPPGVTPSLVSPNSSLFLGLPGLGPAVLIATISSLVLAGALAWFWGGITTFLYPTVALSELPPNPSKLSFFTMMLILAGFGAALLGLIFSQFNLYGFIQGSPKRVGWYKRFYVLTHNKWYMDEICDAYIVRPNLKFSRWLWEAVDMRLIERFTLFSADGTVSFSRWLWKSVDVRIIGRVIEGTAGLTVGLARWLWASVDIRALGWLVDGTAKITQQTAGWLWRSVDIRWLERFVNGIGRKNEAAGQTLREIEPSMLQHQLLVMIFALVAALILFLLFLL